One Triticum dicoccoides isolate Atlit2015 ecotype Zavitan chromosome 5B, WEW_v2.0, whole genome shotgun sequence genomic window carries:
- the LOC119306852 gene encoding pectinesterase inhibitor 8-like, with amino-acid sequence MRSVWMDKLLLALAVTGALFMSNGVGVAATPQTTCKAAANIDKRVNYDFCVSQLLDHHESSEADTWGLAKIAALMGANNAAHAKADIDALLAKPGTGDQMKRLLGQCKGLYDRTFMTFVYAHEELKKRRYASGKEKAAETVALVHQCDEAFVEARVRSPLTKQSADSVQLAIICTAITNLIK; translated from the coding sequence ATGAGAAGTGTTTGGATGGACAAGCTCCTCCTTGCTCTCGCTGTCACCGGTGCCCTCTTCATGTCCAATGGGGTTGGCGTCGCCGCCACACCACAAACGACATGCAAGGCAGCGGCCAACATTGACAAGCGCGTCAACTATGATTTCTGTGTGTCGCAGCTGCTAGATCACCACGAGAGCAGCGAGGCCGACACATGGGGCCTCGCCAAGATCGCCGCCTTGATGGGAGCCAACAACGCCGCTCATGCCAAGGCCGACATCGACGCCTTGCTAGCAAAGCCGGGCACCGGAGACCAGATGAAGCGTTTGCTAGGGCAGTGCAAGGGCTTGTATGATCGCACGTTCATGACGTTCGTCTACGCGCATGAGGAGCTTAAGAAGCGCAGATACGCCTCGGGCAAAGAGAAGGCGGCGGAGACTGTGGCGCTGGTGCACCAGTGTGATGAGGCCTTCGTGGAAGCTCGAGTCCGCTCGCCGCTCACCAAGCAAAGTGCGGACTCCGTGCAGCTGGCCATCATCTGCACGGCCATCACCAACCTCATCAAGTGA
- the LOC119312961 gene encoding uncharacterized protein LOC119312961, producing MGRYAAVKVHEDAWKTGRQSWNSTVMSWSHSAKELWKNPRVTMIRIEVLVSLVAGVMLFLAIFGFCRRRCRHWFVQKGVLGAYTLSFSLATYVLGSMQSSELKSSMYPIWAISLFMLHACTDSITAYSLDDYKQVTRLNYQAFMYFMYTMLLLITVHTDYSLALGYMAFIAFVRYLQRLGVCVLASRSWNLNKMVADYYMYNNDEKYSKSVSDPATMEGCNYLVDWPVSKFKCDASTSYATQLTVGGHDEEEDEIIDIGKIWRCKDKSLGPELKDACLSFSLFHVLRLRFFGFARGESKDRAARNFVLEVLLPDPEYKLDGATDHNRVLKVIEVELAFMYDFFFTKHAIIYYGSVAATIWSLISVIGISITAYITARAPLKISQGDSAITSTVTDDVVITLVILGSTALLEFIQLLFYWTGIWGRVSFVCQSIRQEARLNPQRKKTRTRGSCHTHIMGLKGFLANIGLSRASNSHYWQHKLGQYSLLDSISCNPRPSAVTFSLFTRLLVLVWRFVYLFDWVFHHSLNDQVSRARKRAWKSVELPDEVKKAVICSLEHSGGTLSNGKSSLRFNGAHDLLWACKWELHPDPSWSQRKQNQTHIILTWHIATWYCEMATLSKNRAAKQDMYFSTATKLSKYCAYLVVSVPKLLPGHHYDTRSKFDAAVVEAITLPPESTSMYEAMRKLTVQQEPKTIFESGVKLGKQLEEMEEGARWKVMADFWAEMLLYLAPSDNVNEHIEQLAQGGEFITHLWALLSHAGILERDHEHQAGGV from the exons ATGGGCCGATATGCCGCG GTTAAGGTTCATGAGGATGCGTGGAAGACAGGGCGACAATCCTGGAATTCCACGGTGATGAGCTGGTCACACAGTGCAAAAGAGCTGTGGAAGAACCCAAGGGTAACAATGATCCGGATCGAGGTGCTTGTCTCTTTGGTTGCTGGTGTCATGCTCTTCCTCGCCATCTTCGGGTTCTGCCGTCGCCGATGCAGACATTGGTTTGTCCAGAAAGGTGTCCTAGGCGCGTATACGCTGTCCTTCTCGCTGGCAACGTACGTGCTCGGTTCCATGCAATCTTCAGAGTTGAAGAGCAGCATGTACCCTATTTGGGCCATATCTCTCTTCATGCTTCATGCTTGCACCGACTCTATCACTGCTTATAGTCTCGATGACTACAAGCAAGTAACAAGACTCAATTACCAGGCTTTTATGTACTTTATGTACACGATGTTGCTTTTGATCACAGTGCATACGGACTACAGCTTAGCACTTGGTTATATGGCTTTTATTgcttttgtcagatatttgcagagACTGGGGGTATGTGTGCTAGCAAGCCGCTCATGGAACTTGAACAAAATGGTTGCTGATTATTACATGTATAATAATGATGAAAAGTATAGCAAGAGTGTATCTGATCCAGCCACCATGGAAGGTTGCAATTACCTGGTTGATTGGCCCGTTAGCAAATTCAAGTGTGATGCTTCGACGTCATATGCAACACAATTAACAGTGGGGGgtcatgatgaagaagaagatgaaatcaTTGACATTGGGAAAATATGGCGGTGCAAGGACAAGTCACTAGGCCCAGAGCTGAAGGATGCATGCCTTTCCTTTTCTCTTTTCCATGTGCTGAGACTGCGCTTCTTTGGATTTGCGCGCGGCGAATCCAAAGACAGGGCGGCACGTAATTTTGTCTTGGAGGTGCTCCTACCAGACCCAGAGTACAAACTGGATGGTGCTACAGACCACAACAGGGTGTTGAAGGTGATCGAGGTTGAGTTAGCATTTATGTATGACTTCTTCTTCACCAAGCATGCTATCATTTATTATGGGTCGGTGGCAGCAACAATCTGGTCCCTGATTTCAGTCATTGGTATATCTATCACGGCGTACATTACTGCGAGGGCTCCATTGAAGATTTCTCAGGGTGATTCCGCAATCACGAGCACTGTTACAGATGATGTTGTTATAACATTGGTGATACTTGGATCCACTGCTTTGCTTGAATTCATACAGCTGCTATTTTACTGGACGGGAATCTGGGGCAGAGTATCATTTGTTTGCCAATCTATCAGACAAGAAGCAAGATTGAACCCGCAAAGgaagaaaacaaggacaaggggaagCTGTCACACTCACATCATGGGATTAAAGGGGTTTCTTGCCAACATTGGTCTGTCACGTGCATCAAACAGCCACTACTGGCAGCACAAGCTTGGGCAGTACTCATTACTTGATTCAATCAGCTGCAATCCGAGGCCATCGGCGGTTACATTTTCTCTCTTCACGCGCTTGTTGGTGCTGGTTTGGAGATTTGTTTATCTTTTCGATTGGGTTTTTCATCATAGCCTAAATGATCAGGTATCCAGGGCCCGAAAGAGAGCTTGGAAATCTGTGGAGTTGCCTGATGAAGTAAAGAAGGCGGTTATCTGCTCACTTGAACATAGTGGTGGTACACTAAGCAATGGGAAATCTTCCTTACGGTTCAATGGAGCACATGACCTCTTATGGGCTTGCAAGTGGGAATTGCACCCGGATCCAAGCTGGTCCCAGAGGAAGCAGAATCAGACTCACATTATTTTGACTTGGCACATTGCAACATGGTACTGTGAGATGGCAACACTTTCTAAAAATAGGGCAGCAAAACAGGACATGTATTTTAGCACTGCCACAAAACTGTCGAAATATTGTGCATACTTGGTGGTCTCTGTGCCAAAGCTTCTTCCTGGGCATCACTATGATACTAGAAGCAAATTTGATGCAGCTGTAGTAGAAGCAATTACACTCCCGCCAGAGTCGACGAGCATGTATGAGGCCATGAGGAAGTTAACGGTACAACAGGAGCCGAAGACGATCTTTGAGAGCGGTGTGAAACTGGGGAAGCAACTGGAGGAAATGGAAGAGGGCGCCCGTTGGAAGGTGATGGCTGATTTCTGGGCAGAGATGCTGCTCTACCTCGCGCCATCTGATAATGTCAACGAGCACATCGAGCAGCTTGCGCAGGGTGGGGAGTTCATCACCCACCTCTGGGCTTTGCTATCTCATGCAGGCATCCTTGAGAGAGATCACGAGCATCAAGCTGGGGGCGTGTAA